In Leishmania donovani BPK282A1 complete genome, chromosome 20, one genomic interval encodes:
- a CDS encoding tubulin-tyrosine ligase, putative — translation MPPSVVLDPSSTTTSTDENAGLTSTDVYLVDSPYKRRRPTIAFIPYDKPAAGDQRHHSGEETGGGTTVMNADVLVQPHRLPLGAADGVLGGSGGSDPAASLLGDGRSQRRVVARASAGPYSRLSYIMDESCTPFTALLATLRAAGFTRVSGRAALLHKTHSLLWVKHLLPSMVDQLRQPQPGAYRKVNHFPGTHALGRKDKLCMLLRRAGQRWQASGEVSSALSGACTTNTAAARAAAWASLTPESWLLPQEAEACVRAIRQPCPSAVAAPLFIVKPTNQAGGQGIFLICGGSEAGVASLTAAVGELGGGHGSTSREENITVSSAVLSKSSPGSARRRRTLTEPFSGGSAVRAAVIDAPAVETERSKYVVQRYIANPFLLEGRKFDLRLYVVATSYDPVRLYLYREGLVRIASSPYTRTVATASTALTTLADVSDLKAHLTNFTVSKGASPVPAAAGDAGAAASGAATSGQDTKWPLSSLEAYVASMGYDWSGTLQRIHELLRLVFLSVTPEVRAALRASSACRRNSADSKAVRSLPSSPAVSSHPTVNGASPFFEIFGVDVLLVNDGSEASSPHGSLAASASASTLRPVLLEVNIMPSLSTHYSLFDQRIKANFIADALTLVGLMPPPSKVASSAAGVQETAGGPRSGYNDAFLDGLSDSEVLNVCLATEEERRRADNFTRLLPTRDSASKYRALMEVSGGDGTSTSTLSSLDAVLSAWLASSS, via the coding sequence ATGCCGCCAAGTGTCGTGCTAGACCCCTCGTCCACAACCACATCAACGGACGAGAACGCCGGCCTCACCTCGACGGATGTGTACCTCGTCGACTCCCCGTACAAGCGGCGTCGCCCTACCATCGCGTTTATTCCGTACGACAAGCCGGCTGCAGGCGATCAGCGCCATCACAGCGGCGAGGAAACCGGGGGCGGCACCACAGTAATGAACGCCGATGTCCTGGTTCAACCGCACAGGCTTCCACTCGGCGCCGCGGATGGCGTGCTTGGTGGGAGCGGAGGAAGCGACCCGGCGGCCTCCTTGCTGGGTGATGGGCGTTCGCAGCGTCGCGTCGTCGCCCGTGCCTCCGCGGGTCCCTACAGCAGGCTGAGCTACATCATGGACGAGAGCTGCACACCCTTCACGGCACTGCTCGCTACCCTTCGCGCGGCCGGCTTCACCCGTGTCTCGGGCCGCGCGGCGCTCCTTCACAAAACCCATTCGCTTCTCTGGGTGAAGCACCTACTGCCGAGCATGGTGGACCAGCTACGGCAGCCTCAGCCAGGCGCGTATCGAAAGGTGAACCACTTCCCCGGCACCCACGCACTCGGGCGAAAGGACAAACTTTGCATGCTGCTGAGACGTGCTGGACAGCGTTGGCAAGCGAGTGGCGAGGTGTCAAGCGCGCTTAGCGGGGCGTGCACAACgaacacagcagcggcgcgcgcggcggcgtgggcgTCCCTGACCCCAGAGAGCTGGCTTCTTCCGCAAGAAGCggaggcgtgcgtgcgtgcgatCCGGCAGCCGTGCCCTTCCGCGGTAGCCGCGCCACTCTTTATCGTGAAGCCGACGAACCAGGCGGGTGGCCAGGGCATCTTCCTAATATGTGGCGGGAGTGAGGCAGGGGTGGCGTCGCTGACAGCTGCTGTCGGCGAgcttggcggcggccacggcagcaccTCCCGCGAGGAGAACATTACTGTTTCCTCCGCCGTGCTCTCAAAGTCATCGCCGGGCTCCGCTCGTCGCCGGAGAACACTCACTGAGCCATTCTCCGGTGGTAGCGCGGTTCGTGCCGCCGTGATAGACGCCCCTGCCGTGGAAACGGAGAGGAGCAAGTACGTTGTGCAGCGATACATAGCAAACCCCTTTTTGCTGGAAGGCCGCAAGTTTGACCTGCGGCTGTACGTCGTCGCGACCTCCTACGATCCTGTGCGGTTGTACCTCTACCGGGAAGGGCTCGTGCGCATCGCATCCTCGCCGTACACCCGCACCGTTGCAACCGCTtcgacggcgctgacgacACTTGCCGATGTGTCCGACTTGAAAGCTCACTTGACGAACTTCACCGTGAGCAAAGGggcgtcgccggtgccggcggcggcgggtgacGCAGGCGCGGCCGCGTCTGGCGCTGCCACCAGCGGACAGGACACGAAATGGCCGCTGAGCAGCCTGGAAGCTTATGTTGCCTCGATGGGCTATGACTGGTCCGGTACGTTACAGCGCATTCACGAACTGCTGCGGCttgtctttctctccgtcACACCCGAAGTCCGAGCAGCGTTGcgcgcgtcgtcggcgtgCCGGCGAAACAGCGCTGACAGCAAAGCAGTgcggtcgctgccgtcgtcgcctgcAGTGTCGTCGCACCCTACCGTCAATGGCGCATCGCCTTTCTTTGAGATCTTTGGCGTGGACGTGCTCCTCGTCAatgacggcagcgaggccaGCTCCCCCCATGGCTCGTTAGCCGCGTCGGCAAGCGCCAGCACGTTGCGGCCCGTGCTTCTCGAGGTAAACATTATGCCCTCTCTCAGCACGCACTACTCGCTCTTCGATCAGCGCATCAAGGCGAACTTTATCGCCGACGCGCTGACGTTGGTGGGTCTgatgccaccgccgtcaaAGGTGGCTTCCTCCGCCGCAGGCGTCCAGGAAACGGCAGGGGGTCCACGGAGCGGTTACAACGACGCCTTCCTCGATGGATTGAGCGACAGCGAAGTCCTGAACGTGTGTCTCGCCACGGAAGAGGAGCGCCGGCGTGCCGACAACTTCACACGCCTCCTGCCAACACGCGACTCTGCCAGCAAGTACAGGGCCTTAATGGAGGTGTCAGGGGGGGACGGAACGTCAACATCGACGCTGTCCAGCCTCGATGCAGTGCTGAGCGCTTGGCTGGCGTCTTCGTCGTGA
- a CDS encoding vesicle-fusing ATPase, putative, with protein sequence MSRYYSVCSVPTDNDTKTNCIFLNTVDFAEVAGPQAAATGNSFAVLVQGFPFTVCRSDVVERGAVAMNSIQRRLLGLSTGARSTVVLEPFLSRVPNMRILQIQVEPISARQAIMLDCQACIAYMEKMYSGQYFRVTQQLAIVMDSGERMRATVMTTELVESKEVSAASLDIGRFSRGVTQVIITASEASGINLMNVSEAQMDAQQPQLVRNFNLENLGIGGLRAEFGQVFRRAFASRMLKPSFIKKLALKHVKGVLLYGPPGTGKTLIARKIGEILNCHEPKIVNGPEVFNKFVGGTEENIRKLFADAEKEQAEKGDQSRLHLIIFDEFDAICKQRGAVRDSTGVNDNVVNQLLSKIDGVNSLNNVLLVGMTNRLDLIDEAILRPGRFEVHVEIGLPDEPGRVEIFRIHTRGMRENNIMSSDVSLEELGKMTKNYSGAEIEGVVRDATSNAFNRHIDLDHPDKMVDDANVHVTREDFMKAVEEVTPAFGQAKEECANLRRGGIIDYGDSWEVVKSRCKRYTDQLNAAGKRIDSLAVLIDGAPGSGKSAVSAYLAEVADFPYVKVVSAEDMVGYGEMQRVNILRKAFEDAYKSPASCIILDDLERLIDFSQLGGRYSNTLLQALLVLTKRPPPEGKKLLVVGTTAQYDIMDSLELGACFSVKLHLPSVPVSAIPKVCEGLGLAFASQQDMDSCLSLMSHDIPMKQLMLLLEMASEQKGSGRPLITYHSMSRAKESVGGY encoded by the coding sequence ATGAGCCGCTATTATAGCGTGTGCTCCGTCCCAACAGACAATGACACGAAAACAAACTGCATCTTTCTGAACACGGTGGACTTCGCCGAGGTGGCAGGCCCTCAGGCAGCCGCCACTGGAAACTCCTtcgcggtgctggtgcaggGCTTCCCATTCACGGTGTGCCGCAGCGATGTCGTGGAGCGTGGTGCGGTGGCGATGAACAGCATCCAGCGTCGCCTGCTTGGCTTGTCCACTGGTGCGCGCAgcacggtggtgctggagcCGTTTCTGTCAAGGGTACCCAACATGCGCATCCTTCAGATTCAAGTAGAACCGATTTCGGCGCGACAGGCGATCATGCTGGACTGCCAGGCCTGCATCGCCTACATGGAGAAAATGTACAGCGGGCAGTACTTTCGCGTCACACAGCAGCTGGCCATCGTCATGGACTCTGGtgagcgcatgcgcgccacTGTGATGACAACGGAGCTGGTGGAGTCGAAGGAGGTGTCGGCTGCAAGCTTGGATATCGGCCGCTTCTCCCGCGGTGTAACTCAGGTGATCATTACCGCCAGCGAGGCCAGCGGCATTAACCTCATGAACGTGTCGGAGGCACAGAtggatgcgcagcagccacagctgGTGCGCAACTTCAACCTAGAGAACCTCGGCATTGGTGGCCTGCGGGCCGAGTTCGGTCAGGTATTCCGTCGCGCATTCGCGAGTCGCATGTTGAAGCCATCCTTCATTAAAAAGCTTGCCCTGAAGCACGTCAAGGGTGTGCTGCTGTATGGCCCTCCTGGCACTGGTAAAACCCTCATCGCGCGTAAGATCGGGGAGATCCTGAACTGCCACGAGCCCAAGATTGTGAACGGTCCGGAGGTGTTCAACAAGTTCGTCGGCGGTACCGAGGAGAACATCCGCAAGCTCTTCGCCGACGCAGAAAAGGAACAGGCTGAGAAGGGCGACCAATCGCGGCTGCACCTCATCATCTTTGACGAGTTCGATGCCATCTGCAAGCAGCGTGGCGCCGTCCGAGACTCGACGGGCGTGAATGACAACGTCGTCAACCAGCTGCTGTCGAAGATCGACGGCGTGAACTCATTGAACAACGTGCTGCTGGTCGGCATGACGAACCGGCTCGACTTGATCGATGAGGCGATCTTGCGTCCGGGCCGCTTTGAGGTGCACGTCGAGATCGGCTTGCCGGATGAGCCGGGCCGCGTGGAGATCTTCCGCATCCACACGCGCGGCATGCGGGAGAACAATATCATGTCCAGCGACGTCAGCCTGGAGGAGCTGGGGAAGATGACGAAGAACTACTCTGGCGCCGAGATTGAGGGCGTCGTGCGCGACGCTACGTCGAACGCGTTCAACCGCCACATTGACCTCGACCATCCTGACAAGATGGTTGATGACGCGAACGTGCATGTTACGCGCGAGGACTTCAtgaaggcggtggaggaggtgaccCCGGCGTTCGGCCAGGCCAAGGAAGAGTGCGCCAACCTGCGCCGTGGTGGCATCATAGACTACGGTGACTCGTGGGAAGTGGTCAAGTCGCGTTGCAAGCGCTACACCGATCAGCTCAACGCTGCTGGCAAGCGCATCGACTCCCTCGCTGTTCTTATCGACGGCGCCCCTGGCAGCGGCAAGTCTGCGGTCAGCGCGTACCTCGCGGAGGTAGCTGACTTTCCCTACGTCAAGGTGGTGTCGGCCGAGGACATGGTCGGCTACGGCGAGATGCAGCGAGTGAACATCCTGCGGAAGGCCTTCGAGGACGCGTACAAGTCGCCGGCGAGCTGTATCATCCTTGACGACCTTGAGCGTCTCATCGACTTCTCGCAGCTTGGTGGACGCTACAGCAATACGCTTCTACAGGCACTCCTCGTGCTCACCAAGCGCCCGCCGCCGGAGGGGAAGAAACTCCTGGTGGTGGGTACCACGGCGCAATACGACATCATGGACAGCCTGGAGCTGGGGGCATGCTTCTCGGTGAAGCTGCACCTGCCTAGCGTTCCTGTGTCAGCGATCCCGAAGGTGTGCGAGGGGCTCGGCCTCGCCTTCGCTTCTCAACAGGACATGGACAGCTGCTTGAGCCTCATGTCGCACGACATTCCGATGAAACAGCTAATGCTGTTGCTGGAGATGGCGTCGGAGCAGAAGGGCAGCGGGCGGCCACTCATCACATACCACTCGATGTCGCGGGCCAAGGAGTCTGTCGGTGGGTACTAG
- a CDS encoding phosphopantetheinyl transferase-like protein, whose protein sequence is MTKLLVANAGTWQPSPEQFSSAVEQLHREDSVRRAIESARVSATRQGSMHPSPENKARLLARHLLLCELIDCGNTQAKRQFCKRDVRLLTSAYGKPLTAPYRDGNYSVTHVAEWVCCAHSMAAPLGVDVAAVHPQDSAPFSLCLSKQELARVEAVQRKQRPSLFALFWTLKEAVLKALGLGLSTRLQMYDICLDSVKLENLSLLPNVEPASVYTAPKYRLMVSLQGNTKQAWACSCFMLPGDPPHILSVVLREEVMDGVIEVMFVSPQTALRK, encoded by the coding sequence ATGACGAAACTCCTCGTCGCAAACGCCGGCACCTGGCAACCATCACCGGAACAATTCAGCAGCGCggtcgagcagctgcacagaGAAGATTCTGTTCGCCGCGCGATCGAGTCGGCGCGGGTTTCCGCCACGCGCCAAGGTTCAATGCATCCGAGTCCAGAAAACAAAGCACGCCTCCTGGCCAggcatctcctcctctgcgagCTAATCGATTGTGGAAACACGCAAGCCAAGCGTCAGTTTTGCAAGAGAGACGTACGTCTTCTCACCTCAGCATACGGAAAGCCACTCACGGCACCGTACCGAGACGGAAATTACAGTGTCACACACGTGGCCGAGTGGGTGTGCTGTGCCCACTCAATGGCCGCTCCTCTCGGAGTTGACGTGGCCGCTGTACATCCTCAAGACAGCGCACCATTTTCGCTATGCTTGTCAAAGCAAGAGCTTGCACGAGTAGAAGCGGTAcagcgcaagcagcggcCGTCTCTCTTTGCGCTTTTCTGGACCTTAAAGGAAGCTGTGTTGAAGGCCCTCGGCTTGGGGCTCTCGACAAGGCTGCAGATGTACGACATCTGCCTTGACAGCGTCAAGCTAGAAAACCTATCGCTCTTGCCAAACGTGGAACCGGCGTCCGTTTACACTGCACCAAAGTACCGTCTGATGGTCTCGCTGCAGGGTAACACTAAGCAGGCGTGGGCTTGCTCGTGTTTCATGCTCCCCGGAGACCCTCCTCATATTTTGTCAGTAGTGCTTCGGGAAGAGGTGATGGACGGTGTCATTGAGGTAATGTTTGTGTCTCCTCAAACTGCGCTCCGGAAATAG
- a CDS encoding cytochrome c oxidase assembly factor-like protein codes for MNWYENRKLDKPELAPDFQSMQSVSLKPKTQLGGPFRLRESRTGKYITSDELFQNKWTLLYFGFSKCSEICPNTLRFISEVMKACDAEYGSDSKLAAEEKNLQAVFLSIDFIRDKPDVVEQFVCKYDPRVRGLCGTREEVEAAARAWRVYYSSVDETDEERDAREAAGVAAPRIDDTYQFDHSSAIYLVGPDGKMKDFFFKEMGLNDTVSRIGVHYSDVYGFSDTRQATRP; via the coding sequence ATGAACTGGTATGAAAACCGTAAACTGGATAAGCCAGAGCTCGCCCCGGACTTTCAGTCAATGCAGTCTGTATCCCTAAAGCCAAAAACACAGCTTGGTGGGCCGTTTCGATTGCGGGAGAGCCGAACCGGGAAGTACATAACCAGTGACGAACTCTTCCAGAACAAGTGGACACTGCTGTATTTTGGCTTTTCCAAGTGTTCTGAGATTTGCCCCAACACGCTAAGGTTTATCTCCGAAGTGATGAAAGCCTGCGATGCGGAATACGGCTCCGACTCAAAGCTGGCTGCAGAAGAAAAGAATCTCCAGGCCGTTTTCCTTAGTATTGATTTTATTCGCGACAAGCCAGATGTCGTCGAGCAGTTTGTGTGCAAATACGATCCGCGCGTTCGCGGACTTTGTGGGACACGGGAGGAGGTAGAGGCGGCTGCACGCGCTTGGAGAGTTTACTACTCGTCTGTGGATGAAACTGATGAGGAGCGCGACGCTCGCGAGGCGGCCGGTGTTGCGGCACCACGAATTGACGACACTTATCAGTTCGatcacagcagcgccatttATCTGGTGGGGCCAGACGGCAAAATGAAGGACTTTTTCTTTAAGGAAATGGGGCTCAACGATACTGTAAGCCGAATCGGAGTTCATTACAGTGACGTCTACGGCTTCAGTGATACCCGCCAGGCTACGAGGCCGTGA
- a CDS encoding ATP-dependent RNA helicase, putative: MSSLATWDDCIGPAKWLSEPLQRVLSYPKPLPVQQAVIPTIMRALMSGVPNDVSLTAPTGSGKTLCYLIPLVRLLTELKKGVDDNALRCLILVPTQALGQQVYRELQRLTRPSSIKVACICAEAVDAARGTSTDVEAAEARELVRRVVLPRFGGSEQHSADGCDSAGESEEDADMVDGDEADGGDDGHCFATRQQHRTRNTTVRYFSNVDVIVSTPQRLLHHLDHTRGLRLASLRLLVIDEADQVLVGSFASHVQKVNARYEFEVQQQQRRQLRQQERMCALLACVMSSNFASSSESSVAAAMISPAPLQRLGSLGGASANAFLARGGPILHKVLCSATLSSRIARISNVKLRNCSYYVLDSNGEERKEEGMASSQQANSGAGAAADGGAVLRTQFALPPTLQEHIIFVEDTYRPAVLLKLVHALRSRIAATAARKRASAAARRLAAGMAVYNGDDRAHREADLPRIVAAQDATIASASSSYPNVEDRAGTGILIFCATAEEARVMSHFLAAAGVSSVVEFTTLSSEAERRRALLERTAGADDTESGAEASCVVASDALMRGIDIPNVGHVIMYHPPEAVSQYVHRAGRTARAMRPGHVHLLLSKTGSSGKQEDGEMALYKRLSRSLLRTLPVSYERGFFRFAEAPSAGAATSATSADATAAAEEVGSAEWWVAQAGQFLVQSQHQLQRRWASVLESAATAAAAKAKATAAASKGRSTAAAIMTPSRGADSSQMEASPGRKRDRSVVSSTARAMPAAVGSGLRARWLR, from the coding sequence ATGTCCTCTCTCGCGACGTGGGATGACTGCATCGGGCCTGCCAAGTGGCTCagcgagccgctgcagcgcgttcTGAGCTACCCGAAGCCTTTGCCGGTTCAGCAGGCCGTCATCCCGACCATCATGCGAGCACTCATGAGCGGTGTGCCGAACGATGTCAGCCTCACCGCCCCCACCGGGAGCGGTAAAACACTTTGCTACTTGATCCCATTAGTACGCCTCCTCACGGAGTTGAAGAAAGGCGTTGATGATaacgcgctgcgctgcttgaTTCTCGTGCCAACGCAAGCGCTGGGGCAGCAAGTGTaccgcgagctgcagcgcctgacGCGTCCAAGCTCGATCAAAGTTGCGTGCATCTGTGCCGAGGCCGTGGATGCAGCAAGGGGCACATCGACAGATGtggaggcagcagaggccCGCGAGCTGGTACGGCGAGTCGTGCTGCCTCGTTTTGGCGGCTCCGAGCAGCATTCCGCGGATGGATGCGATAGTGCTGGCGAAAGTGAGGAAGACGCCGACATGGTAGACGGCGACGAAGCGgacggcggtgacgacggTCACTGCTTCGCCACGCGTCAGCAACACCGTACGAGGAACACCACCGTACGGTACTTCTCCAACGTCGACGTGATTGTTTCCACGCCGCAGCGACTTCTTCATCACCTTGACCACACGCGTGGTCTGCGCCTGGCAAGTCTGCGCTTGTTGGTGATTGACGAGGCGGACCAGGTGTTGGTCGGTAGCTTCGCCTCGCATGTGCAGAAGGTGAACGCGCGGTACGAGTttgaggtgcagcagcagcaacgacgccaGCTAAGGCAGCAAgagcgcatgtgtgcgcttCTTGCATGCGTCATGTCTTCGAACTTCGCTTCTTCTAGTGAGTCTTCCGTGGCAGCAGCCATGATATCGCCAGCCCCGCTCCAGCGGTTGGGCAGCCTCGGTGGCGCCTCTGCGAATGCCTTCTTGGCTCGCGGTGGCCCCATCTTACACAAGGTTCTCTGCTCTGCAACGCTCTCGTCACGCATCGCACGCATCTCCAACGTGAAACTGCGCAACTGCAGCTACTACGTCCtcgacagcaacggcgaggAACGCAAGGAGGAAGGGATGGCGTCGTCGCAGCAGGCAAATTCGGGGgcaggcgcggcagcagatggtggcgcggtgctgcgcacccAGTTCGCACTCCCGCccacgctgcaggagcacATTATCTTTGTGGAGGACACATACCGGCCAGCAGTCCTGCTCAAGTTGGTGCACGCCTTGCGGAGCCGCATTGCGGCCACAGCTGCACGGAAGCGTGCttcggctgccgcgcgacgGCTTGCGGCCGGAATGGCTGTCTATAATGGTGACGATCGTGCTCACAGAGAGGCGGACCTTCCTCGTATAGTTGCAGCGCAGGacgccaccatcgcctcTGCATCATCGTCGTACCCGAACGTGGAGGACAGGGCAGGCACCGGCATCCTCATCttctgcgccaccgcagaggaggcgcgtgTCATGAGTCacttcctcgccgctgccggagtCTCGTCTGTCGTCGAGTTCACCACTCTTTCCAGCGAGGCagagcgacgccgcgcgctgctggagcggaCGGCTGGCGCGGACGACACGGAATCTGGCGCCGAAGCCTCCTGCGTCGTAGCCTCAGACGCTCTTATGCGCGGCATCGACATCCCGAACGTGGGCCATGTCATTATGTACCACCCGCCTGAAGCTGTGTCGCAGTACGTGCATCGCGCCGGGCGCACGGCGCGCGCGATGCGGCCCGGCCAcgtgcacctgctgctgagcaaGACAGGGTCGAGCGGCAAGCAGGAGGACGGCGAGATGGCGCTGTACAAGCGGCTGTCTCGGTCACTTTTGCGAACGCTTCCGGTGTCGTATGAGCGAGGCTTCTTCCGATTTGCGGAAGCGCCgtccgccggcgcggcgacCTCAGCAACCAGTGCCGatgccacagcagccgctgagGAGGTTGGCTCTGCCGAGTGGTGGGTGGCTCAAGCCGGTCAGTTTCTCGTACAATCCCAGCATCAGCTACAGCGTCGGTGGGCCTCAGTTCTGGAGTCTGCCGCcacagcggccgcagcaaaGGCGAAAGCTACTGCTGCCGCGAGCAAAGGCCgctccacagcagcggccatCATGACCCCCAGTAGGGGCGCGGATTCAAGCCAGATGGAGGCATCCCCAGGGAGGAAGCGAGACCGCAGCGTTGTCTCTAGCACAGCCAGGGCGatgccagcggcggtgggcagTGGCTTGAGGGCGCGATGGCTCCGGTGA
- a CDS encoding RNA editing complex protein MP90, putative produces the protein MTRRSPTPPPDFPLDSLPIYEPHDHNGPPRTKIGFHLPMRSLPASLALDFFFPGAGPNDSPQAANASSSSSRAHSNGGSANIDLDVRYEEAGNGAGSEHQQHTSRLDRAAHGTEGLSAAGAGSVTGDTSTAFCRLCRESFDNDGTLRSHITVADRARHVSHPVREVALETLTLLAVRGYPIDNIMTVWADILFNCPLFPRIRSMTNPRWSIEKRAARIGTILRALKQVGVLDVALATAEPTDVVGSLNSRYRRRRVAFERLEYIGDNCWGNNISNRILLLYPDQQWLYSERCSTFTLVRDACEMNVNLDFVFDTLELWHLLSTTAHSRLGSGKVKADLVEGIFGELHLHLYGMVPKLQDDVEYVETNGAREVQLVAVVEHCLTELYDLIVLKHARDLVTSAIPLAKELAAKRIWARTRPFVLPQKRPNTGRARSKTAMSNGAPHASAFPSAAPTVGRAATAARTGSFPATRTGAATANASVTTLEDLFDVSPSSLQQQHDMSACGAASGTIESRADGRTEVAVVSDSGKGSRHHTKERAEEAAAVARGRAGVMPISPLFSTPLSLTLSASIGLGSTRVLPALPRLFTTPHVYPERVPNPLRLLPLSAIPSMTYCHHTRSDVFARMKVSYERLGLLHEGSSRMHYVVSPIPPAWAVLIGTLVPQLVGFVPLPVKPIGDIKGASAEARRLLVPMDEGGLYCRDALYNLAVSPSSPAAASSPHAAPSPMSTAWTLQNAGLPSLSVTPSKTREDDDDASSGENGRSGCTFAPSRYVPPGIRAPPAGVVTDRNLCRGVFAFLAVGVADAVAEAEQLTRTDAVSVSAATPAGPTTGARSSGEGPAQHSAEDNSPKASATVCAQRMKAATDYWRRRSQTSLQNFSAGSGEASLPR, from the coding sequence ATGACGCGGCGAAGCCCCACTCCACCACCGGACTTCCCGCTGGACAGTCTACCCATCTACGAGCCCCATGACCATAACGGGCCACCGCGCACCAAAATCGGCTTCCACCTTCCCAtgcgctcgctgccggcATCTCTAGCCCTCGACTTCTTCTTTCCTGGTGCAGGCCCTAACGACAGCCCGCAAGCAGCCaacgcctccagcagcagcagtaggGCCCACAGCAATGGGGGGTCTGCAAACATTGACCTTGACGTGCGCTACGAAGAAGCCGGCAACGGTGCCGGCAGtgagcatcagcagcacaccTCGAGGCTCGACCGCGCGGCGCACGGTACGGAAGGACTCTCCGCTGCGGGCGCTGGCAGTGTCACTGGCGACACATCCACGGCGTTCTGCCGTCTGTGTCGCGAAAGCTTCGATAACGACGGAACACTAAGGTCACACATTACAGTCGCAGACCGGGCGCGGCACGTCTCTCACCcggtgcgcgaggtggcgcTTGAAACGCTGACACTGTTGGCCGTGCGCGGATACCCCATCGACAATATAATGACGGTGTGGGCCGACATCCTGTTCAACTGTCCACTGTTTCCGCGCATTCGCAGCATGACAAACCCGCGGTGGTCGATCGAGAAGCGGGCTGCTCGAATCGGCACTATCCTGCGGGCTTTAAAGCAGGTTGGAGTGCTTGATGTCGCCCTTGCGACGGCAGAGCCGACGGACGTGGTGGGCTCGCTCAACTCGCGCTaccggcgacgccgcgtcGCCTTTGAACGACTGGAGTACATCGGCGACAACTGCTGGGGCAACAACATTTCTAATCGGATCTTGTTGTTGTACCCTGATCAGCAGTGGCTGTATagcgagcgctgcagcacgttcACGCTGGTGCGTGATGCGTGCGAGATGAACGTCAATCTCGACTTTGTCTTCGACACACTGGAGCTGTGGCACCTCTTGTCGACCACGGCGCATTCGCGACTAGGGAGTGGAAAGGTGAAGGCCGACCTTGTGGAAGGTATCTTTGGGGAGCTACACCTGCACCTCTACGGTATGGTGCCTAAGCTGCAGGATGATGTGGAGTACGTGGAGACGAACGGCGCTAGAGAGGTGCAGCTGGTCGCAGTCGTGGAGCACTGCCTGACAGAGCTGTACGACCTCATCGTGCTGAAGCACGCGCGCGACCTCGTCACATCGGCCATACCTCTCGCGAAGGAATTGGCGGCGAAGCGAATATGGGCGCGAACGCGCCCTTTTGTGCTGCCGCAGAAGCGTCCCAACACTGGCCGGGCTCGAAGCAAGACCGCGATGAGCAACGGGGCGCCGCATGCGTCAGCCTTTCCATCTGCTGCTCCGACGGTCGGacgcgctgccaccgccgcgcgcacaggGTCCTTTCCGGCGACACGCACCGGAGCGGCGACAGCAAATGCGTCTGTGACTACGCTGGAGGACCTCTTCGATGTGTCGCCTTCGtccttgcagcagcagcacgataTGTCCGCATGCGGAGCGGCCAGTGGCACCATCGAGTCGCGCGCTGACGGGCGCACGGAGGTAGCCGTGGTAAGCGACAGCGGTAAAGGTAGCAGGCATCACACGAAAGAGCGGGCCGAAGAagcggctgcagtggcgaGGGGGCGAGCCGGCGTGATGCCGATCTCTCCTTTATTCTCCACCCCCTTATCCCTCACGCTGTCGGCCTCCATTGGTTTAGGTAGCACACGTGTCCTGCCGGCGTTGCCGCGTCTCTTTACCACTCCACACGTGTACCCCGAACGCGTGCCCAacccgctgcgcctcctgccgcTCTCGGCCATCCCAAGCATGACCTACTGTCACCACACGCGCTCAGACGTTTTTGCGAGGATGAAGGTGAGTTACGAGCGCCTTGGTCTGCTTCACGAAGGTTCGAGCCGCATGCACTATGTGGTAAGCCCTATTCCGCCGGCGTGGGCGGTGCTGATCGGCACACTCGTGCCGCAGCTCGTGGGAttcgtgccgctgcctgtCAAGCCGATCGGTGACATAAAAGGTGCATCGGCCGAAGCGCGTCGGCTTTTGGTGCCCATGGATGAGGGCGGCCTGTACTGTCGGGATGCCCTCTACAATCTCGCAgtgtcgccgtcctcgccggctgccgcctcgtcaccccacgcagcaccgtcgccgatgAGCACTGCGTGGACACTGCAGAATGCCGGcttgccctccctctctgtcaCACCGAGCAAGACaagagaagacgacgacgacgcttCCTCGGGCGAAAAcgggcgcagcgggtgcacCTTCGCTCCCTCCCGCTACGTGCCGCCCGGTATtcgagcgccgccggctgGCGTGGTGACAGACCGTAAcctctgccgcggcgtcttTGCCTTTCTGGCTGTCGGTGTGGCTGACGCCGTGGCAGAGGCTGAGCAACTCACGCGCACGGACGCGGTGTCGGTCAGTGCCGCTACCCCGGCGGGCCCCACCACAGGGGCGCGGTCCTCTGGTGAGGGCCCGGCGCAGCACTCCGCAGAAGACAACTCGCCTAAAGCGTCGGCGactgtgtgcgcgcagcgGATGAAGGCGGCAACGGACtactggcggcgccgctcgcaGACCTCCCTCCAGAACTTCTCGGCCGGATCCGGTGAGGCGTCACTGCCTCGCTAG